The Spinacia oleracea cultivar Varoflay chromosome 2, BTI_SOV_V1, whole genome shotgun sequence DNA segment ATCACAGCAAAATGGTTCCGGGTGAGCATGACAGCGCACATTAGAAGAAGACCTATGCAGAGGGACTGAGCAACAATGACTATCACGGAGTACTTGGCTGCTCTTGCATTTCCTGATCCAAGCTCGTTGGATACTCGAACtctgaaaagtttaaagacagtTTTAGAATGTTTAATGCTACTTAGTACTAGTAGTTAGTATGTAGTACAATCACAAGGATGCTTCGTAGTTGTAGAGTACAGTTAACTTGTTAAAGGAATACAAAAAGAAGAAATTTAAAGATTTGGACATTACCCTATAGCAGCATTGATTCCTATGAACAGCATGCCTTCCCATCCATTTAAGTTCATACTGCATAAGAAAAAACGAAAGCAGGATCAACTCATTGAATCAATGTATAAACTGTCATGGTTTTAACTTCTACCATACATCTGGGTGGACATATGCAGTACTCTGTGCCATACACCTACCAGTATGTGATGCGTGTAGTGTCTAAACGACCTTTCTTTAGGTAGACTGTACACATAGGGCAATATGGAACTAGCGCCTGAAAGGGGTCATTTGCAGATTTTGTACATTGAACCTCTAATTTTGTCTATTGAAAATGTTTGTAAGAATATCTTGTTTTTAAGTTGTAGAAGTTTTGAGGCTCATAACAAAATAAGCTTGATATCTATGCAGTCAGTAGATTTGAACTCTCCTACTTGATCATAGATAGCATTATAGCAAGCAGTAGGAAGTAGGAAGTGAACGTACCAAATAGAAAGGGAACCCACAGCAATAACAGGATCTTCAAGGTGGCCAGTGAGAACAATGATGCTCATAAAGTACCAAATTTCCAAGCAAAACATAACAGCAGAAGCAACAGAGAGCTTTACAAAGGGCCAAAGGTCATGGAAAGCTAACCAAGAGAAGCCAGTCCAAGCATCCTTGCACCAAACAATGATATAAAACGCTTGAGCCAATGCAATGACCCACCCAGATATATTATACGCCAAAGCAGCACCCATAGTAGCCCACCCAAACACCTCAATGAAGAGGTAAAGCATTATGACATGGACAATCAAGGCTACAAACCCAACATATGCCATGACTTTGACATCACTTTGTGCTTGCAAGAACTTCTGAGTCGGGAAATTCACAGCAAGTGAGAACATCTGAGGGAGACATTGTATGGTGAACTTCCCTGCAAGTTCTGCTATATCGGGTTCCTGACCAAGGAGCATGAGGATCGGTGTAGCAAACAAGTAAAGAGGTAAAAGGAAGAAGCAAGCACTCAAGAGGATAAGCCAAGATCTTTGCATGTAGATTCCTAGCATGTGTATTTGCCCTGCTCCATATGCTTGCCCACATAATGTCTCTAAGGCACTCCCCATACCAAACTGTTGATCACAAACTAGATCAATTAATAATAAGTCTCTAACTAAAATTTCCATACATTGCAGTAGAATATTAAATCGTAAGAACAACAAGTGTAACATGTCAAAATACTCAAAATGAAGATGGAATTTTTTGTTTTATAACCTAACCTCAAAATAAACCTGTTActctttattttttgtttccTGCATTTACCTCTAAATGACACTTATATAGGTAAATGAAATACTCAACTATATTGGATTTGATCAAGTTTGGTTGTATGGTCCTGAATTTGGACAGTCTGTTTCTACTAAGCACAGGTGTACTTCGTTTGGCTCAATGCATTGTGCTCAAATGAGCAGCTACAAACGGCTCATGACAGCTCCGAAATTTATGTACACAAGTTAAATCTCTTGTTGCAAGATCAGAAACATATTTCAACTACTAGCAGAATTTCTACAGGGAAATTTTCTTAATATATGAGATACTGCGGACAATTAGTAGGATCCATTGATtgattaacaattaacaaactattttttggccaaaaatggaaCTGGGGTACAAAATCTTGTtgtaaaatcaaattcaaagaaaacaatttaaccaAACGGGTGACAATGTTGGCAGCAGCCCGGCCCAAGATCAACTCTAAACATATGCTTACATACATTATATACTGTTGAAACTTGCAAGGATAGATCATCTCAACTCCTAACAAGTATTGATAATTTGATATGGGAATATCTTTCTCTTTATATTATACCAGGATCAATTAAttcaaaacttttttttttttttggaaaaaaaaagtgGACCAAAGCACATAATTTTGGTCATAAGATTATATATTCATGTCACTTTCCTATAACCCTTataataactaacattccaACATCCAACCACAAttaggcaaaaaaaaaaaagcaagcaaaaggaagaaaaaaaaggtGGGAAAATATGCAATATGAATACTggttaaagaaaaagaaaatgtagGAGTATTAACTCACCATGAAACCAAAGACAAAACTTCCGAAAACAGAAAGCGAAATGGCCACAGCTGAGAGCTCAACATTACCAATATGGCCAACAAAGATATTAGTGAATGAATTAACACCATAATTACAAAGGATATTGAAGGCAATAGGACCTGCAATGACCCATAATTTAGTGGACTCTGACCACCATACATGCTTAGCA contains these protein-coding regions:
- the LOC110788663 gene encoding protein DETOXIFICATION 35; translated protein: MENAEKMEAPLIGGRHGYDRKSFSELHSAPSVVLRAEEGEGGGDYPPIRSFGDAKHVWWSESTKLWVIAGPIAFNILCNYGVNSFTNIFVGHIGNVELSAVAISLSVFGSFVFGFMFGMGSALETLCGQAYGAGQIHMLGIYMQRSWLILLSACFFLLPLYLFATPILMLLGQEPDIAELAGKFTIQCLPQMFSLAVNFPTQKFLQAQSDVKVMAYVGFVALIVHVIMLYLFIEVFGWATMGAALAYNISGWVIALAQAFYIIVWCKDAWTGFSWLAFHDLWPFVKLSVASAVMFCLEIWYFMSIIVLTGHLEDPVIAVGSLSICMNLNGWEGMLFIGINAAIGVRVSNELGSGNARAAKYSVIVIVAQSLCIGLLLMCAVMLTRNHFAVIFTESKDMQNAVAHLAYLLGITMVLNSVQPVISGVAVGGGWQALVAYVNLFSYYVIGLPLGFFLGYKTPLGVEGIWIGMIIGTSLQTFILVYIVYQTNWNKEVEEASERLRIWGGKAEESHDDKRAVTMVVVPTESHTS